One window of the Amycolatopsis mediterranei genome contains the following:
- a CDS encoding ABC transporter permease: protein MPTLQETAARRTTVARSAPKPRRTRKPASWWQPLVAFGVFIGVWYAVAAYYDKTVESPYLVPYPHLVLTAIVHDTRPDGVPTGFNEQLWAALGRTTVVSLVGLGAAIVLGVLWATVMAQAKGLEKALYPYAVVLQCVPILALVPLIGALFGYAFLSRVIVTVMIALFPMVSNTLFGLHSTDRAQRELFALQGAGRLTRLLKLQIPAALPSIFVGLRTSAGLSVIGAIVGDQFFQRGEPGLGVLIQVTASRLMGPELYATIIIASLYGIAVFLAFGLIGRLAVGRWFDFT from the coding sequence ATGCCCACGCTCCAGGAAACCGCGGCCCGCCGCACCACCGTGGCACGCTCCGCCCCGAAGCCGCGGCGCACCCGGAAACCGGCGTCGTGGTGGCAGCCGCTCGTGGCCTTCGGCGTCTTCATCGGCGTGTGGTACGCGGTGGCGGCGTACTACGACAAGACGGTCGAGTCGCCTTACCTCGTGCCGTACCCGCACCTCGTGCTGACGGCGATCGTCCACGACACCCGCCCCGACGGCGTCCCGACCGGGTTCAACGAGCAGCTGTGGGCCGCGCTCGGCCGCACGACGGTCGTCTCGCTCGTCGGTCTCGGCGCCGCCATCGTCCTCGGGGTCCTGTGGGCCACGGTCATGGCCCAGGCCAAGGGCCTCGAGAAGGCGCTGTATCCGTACGCCGTCGTGCTCCAGTGCGTGCCGATCCTCGCGCTCGTGCCGCTCATCGGGGCGCTGTTCGGCTACGCCTTCCTCTCCCGCGTGATCGTCACCGTCATGATCGCGCTGTTCCCCATGGTCTCCAACACGCTCTTCGGTCTGCACTCCACGGACCGTGCGCAGCGCGAGCTCTTCGCGCTCCAAGGCGCCGGCCGGCTGACCCGGCTCCTCAAGCTGCAGATCCCGGCCGCGCTCCCCTCGATCTTCGTCGGCCTCCGCACCTCCGCGGGCTTGTCCGTGATCGGCGCGATCGTGGGCGACCAGTTCTTCCAGCGCGGTGAGCCCGGCCTCGGCGTCCTCATCCAGGTCACGGCGTCCCGCCTGATGGGGCCCGAGCTGTACGCGACGATCATCATCGCCTCGCTCTACGGCATCGCCGTCTTCCTCGCCTTCGGGCTCATCGGCCGGCTCGCGGTCGGCCGCTGGTTCGACTTCACCTGA
- a CDS encoding ABC transporter ATP-binding protein, whose protein sequence is MSTPTAAEPAIRSTLLDFRDVDLVFPDGTAALGGVDLTVDRGEFVSIVGPSGCGKSTLLRIASGLESASGGTTDVTTSRIGYVFQDATLLPWRSVQGNVELLAELNRAAKADRAAKAAAAIGLVGLDGFEKHLPKQLSGGMKMRVSLARSLTLDPELFLFDEPFGALDEITRERLNDELLRLFAEQRFAGLFVTHSVSEAVYLSTKVVVMSGRPGTIVARFDVPFPMPRDPDIRFTREFAELVGDVSHALRKGHR, encoded by the coding sequence ATGTCCACCCCGACCGCGGCCGAGCCGGCCATTCGCTCGACCCTGCTGGACTTCCGCGACGTCGACCTGGTCTTCCCCGACGGAACGGCGGCGCTCGGCGGCGTCGACCTCACCGTGGACCGCGGCGAATTCGTCTCGATCGTGGGCCCGAGCGGCTGCGGCAAGTCGACGCTGCTGCGCATCGCGTCGGGCCTCGAATCGGCTTCGGGTGGCACGACCGACGTGACCACGAGCCGCATCGGCTACGTCTTCCAGGACGCGACGCTCCTTCCGTGGCGGTCGGTGCAGGGCAACGTCGAACTCCTCGCCGAGCTCAACCGGGCGGCCAAGGCGGACCGGGCCGCGAAGGCGGCCGCCGCGATCGGCCTCGTCGGCCTCGACGGATTCGAGAAGCACCTTCCGAAACAGCTCTCGGGCGGCATGAAGATGCGCGTCTCGCTCGCGCGATCGCTCACGCTCGACCCCGAACTGTTCCTGTTCGACGAGCCGTTCGGGGCGCTCGACGAAATCACGCGCGAACGCCTCAACGACGAGCTCCTGCGGCTGTTCGCCGAGCAGCGCTTCGCGGGGCTGTTCGTCACGCACTCGGTCTCCGAGGCGGTCTACCTCTCGACCAAGGTCGTCGTCATGTCCGGCCGGCCGGGCACCATCGTCGCGCGGTTCGACGTGCCGTTCCCGATGCCGCGGGATCCCGACATCCGCTTCACTCGTGAGTTCGCCGAGCTCGTCGGCGACGTCTCGCACGCGCTCAGGAAGGGGCACCGCTGA
- a CDS encoding amidohydrolase family protein has protein sequence MTNPLPRPLAAVRNAQLPDGRVVDVSFASGVVSAITTAGTGGALEPALDLRGRLLLPAPAEPHAHLDKARSFDAADPKLGDLGSAIDAWRAHASAMSVESIVERARAQALAMLAAGTTAIRSHVDVLEDCGAGLEDVTRAARALVQVRAELAGLMDIQLVALAGPHCPDHHVEAVLDAGIELVGGAPHLAPDPAADLARLLAIAQRRGIGADLHADENLAGPVTLDAYARAVRDWPDDRPRTASHCVRLGTLEPARRDAIIADVKAADLAIVTLPITNLYLQGWEHPVSTPRGLAPLRELLDAGVRLGAGADNVRDPFNPVGRGDALETASLLVTAGHLSPEEAYGLVSTGARSVMGLPAAGTTVGAPADFLAIRAVNLVDAIATAPADRIVIHRGRVVAITEARCELPALSVPVS, from the coding sequence ATGACGAACCCGCTGCCCCGCCCGCTCGCCGCGGTGCGCAACGCGCAGCTGCCCGACGGGCGCGTCGTGGACGTCTCGTTCGCCTCGGGCGTGGTTAGCGCGATCACCACCGCGGGCACCGGCGGCGCCCTCGAGCCGGCGCTCGATCTGCGTGGCCGGCTGCTGCTTCCGGCACCGGCGGAGCCCCACGCCCATCTCGACAAGGCCCGGAGTTTCGACGCCGCCGACCCGAAGCTCGGTGACCTCGGCTCCGCGATCGACGCGTGGCGGGCGCACGCGTCGGCGATGAGCGTCGAGTCGATCGTCGAGCGCGCCCGGGCGCAGGCCCTCGCGATGCTCGCCGCAGGCACCACGGCGATCCGGTCCCACGTCGACGTCCTCGAAGACTGCGGTGCGGGCCTCGAAGACGTGACGCGCGCAGCCCGTGCCCTCGTGCAGGTCCGGGCGGAACTCGCGGGCCTGATGGACATCCAGCTCGTGGCGCTCGCCGGGCCGCACTGCCCCGACCACCACGTCGAAGCGGTCCTGGACGCCGGGATCGAGCTCGTCGGCGGCGCTCCGCACCTCGCTCCCGACCCCGCGGCCGATCTCGCCCGGCTGCTGGCGATCGCGCAGCGGCGCGGGATCGGCGCCGACCTCCACGCCGACGAGAACCTCGCCGGCCCGGTCACCCTCGACGCCTACGCCCGCGCGGTGCGCGACTGGCCGGACGACCGCCCGCGCACGGCGAGCCACTGCGTCCGGCTCGGCACGCTGGAGCCCGCGCGCCGGGACGCGATCATCGCGGACGTCAAGGCCGCGGACCTCGCCATCGTCACCCTGCCCATCACGAACCTCTACCTCCAGGGATGGGAGCACCCCGTTTCGACGCCGCGCGGTCTCGCGCCGTTGCGCGAGCTTCTCGACGCCGGCGTCCGCCTCGGCGCCGGGGCGGACAACGTGCGCGATCCGTTCAACCCGGTGGGCCGCGGCGACGCACTCGAAACCGCGTCGCTCCTGGTCACGGCGGGCCACCTCTCCCCGGAGGAGGCCTACGGGCTCGTGAGCACCGGAGCGCGCTCCGTCATGGGACTGCCTGCCGCGGGGACGACGGTCGGTGCCCCGGCCGACTTCCTCGCCATCCGGGCCGTGAACCTCGTCGACGCGATCGCCACCGCACCCGCCGACCGCATCGTCATCCACCGCGGTCGTGTCGTCGCGATCACCGAGGCCCGCTGCGAGCTCCCGGCCCTGTCCGTCCCCGTTTCCTGA
- a CDS encoding helix-turn-helix domain-containing protein — MKEADHASSRIVDEQAERVGTRIRELRRSRGLTLVQLAGRTGLSHPFLSQLERGHTRPSMVSLDRIAKALGTTQVELIAAGAPGLPDADIGRADVLRAGEGARNQFPHGEVRLLTRGRRAFDPIEWTGTTTEFGDYFRHPEDEFVHVVGGALLLDLEKDGTVRLDAGDSVYYPGGTAHRWCSPDGSRFHLVVVKQKLLEDA; from the coding sequence GTGAAGGAAGCCGATCACGCGTCTTCACGCATCGTCGACGAGCAGGCCGAGCGGGTCGGCACGCGCATCCGCGAGCTGCGCCGGTCCCGGGGTCTCACGCTCGTCCAGCTGGCCGGGCGCACCGGGCTTTCGCATCCGTTCCTCAGCCAGCTGGAACGGGGACACACCCGGCCGAGCATGGTTTCGCTCGACCGCATCGCGAAGGCCCTCGGCACGACGCAGGTCGAGCTCATCGCCGCCGGCGCTCCGGGCTTGCCGGACGCCGACATCGGGCGAGCCGACGTGCTGCGCGCCGGCGAGGGCGCCCGCAACCAGTTCCCCCATGGCGAGGTCAGGCTGCTGACGCGCGGCAGGCGGGCGTTCGACCCGATCGAGTGGACCGGAACGACCACCGAGTTCGGGGACTATTTCCGCCACCCCGAGGACGAGTTCGTCCACGTCGTGGGCGGGGCGCTCCTGCTGGACCTGGAGAAGGACGGGACGGTCCGGCTCGACGCGGGCGACTCCGTCTACTACCCGGGCGGCACGGCACACCGCTGGTGCTCGCCCGACGGATCGCGGTTCCACCTCGTCGTGGTGAAGCAGAAGCTCCTGGAGGACGCATGA
- a CDS encoding PDR/VanB family oxidoreductase has protein sequence MIDLVVLAKIPAADGVVVLDLAAAHGGSLPAWRPGAHIDLVLPTADERQYSLCGPLAAGTWRIAVRRAEAGRGGSAYVHNVLEPGMSLRARGPVSHFEFRPEVPALFVAGGIGITPILPMIEAAEASGTPWRLVYAGRTRASMPFAEELVRRHPGKVELRVSAEGARLDPGRLLEVPVAGTVVYCCGPAGLMDDVEAAMRAWPRGSLCIERFAPKTVPVQADVAFEVEFALSGEVLSVPPGKSILDVAEDAGVLVLSSCREGTCGTCETAILDGTAEHRDSILSEDEQTANRTMMICVSRSRGGKLVLDL, from the coding sequence ATGATCGACCTCGTGGTGCTCGCGAAGATCCCCGCTGCCGACGGCGTCGTCGTCCTGGATCTGGCGGCCGCTCACGGCGGCAGCCTGCCCGCGTGGCGGCCCGGAGCGCACATCGACCTCGTGCTCCCGACGGCGGACGAGCGTCAGTACTCGCTCTGCGGGCCCTTGGCCGCGGGCACCTGGCGGATCGCCGTGCGGCGGGCCGAGGCGGGCCGCGGGGGATCGGCGTATGTCCACAATGTCCTCGAGCCGGGGATGTCGCTGCGGGCCCGTGGGCCGGTCAGCCACTTCGAGTTCCGGCCGGAGGTTCCCGCGCTCTTCGTCGCCGGCGGCATCGGCATCACCCCGATCCTGCCCATGATCGAGGCGGCCGAGGCCAGCGGCACGCCGTGGCGGCTGGTGTACGCGGGGCGCACGCGGGCGTCGATGCCGTTCGCCGAGGAGCTGGTGCGCCGTCACCCCGGGAAGGTCGAGCTGAGGGTGAGTGCCGAGGGCGCCCGGCTCGACCCCGGCCGGCTCCTGGAGGTTCCCGTGGCGGGAACCGTCGTCTACTGCTGCGGGCCCGCGGGGCTCATGGACGACGTCGAAGCGGCGATGCGGGCCTGGCCGCGAGGTTCCCTGTGCATAGAGCGATTCGCGCCGAAGACGGTCCCGGTGCAGGCTGATGTGGCCTTCGAGGTGGAGTTCGCGCTGTCCGGCGAGGTCCTTTCGGTGCCACCCGGAAAGTCCATTTTGGACGTCGCCGAGGACGCCGGGGTGCTCGTGCTCTCCTCGTGCCGTGAGGGCACGTGCGGGACGTGCGAGACCGCGATTCTCGACGGCACCGCCGAGCACCGGGACTCGATCCTCAGCGAGGACGAGCAGACCGCGAACCGCACCATGATGATCTGCGTCTCGCGTTCGCGCGGCGGCAAGCTCGTCCTGGATCTGTGA
- a CDS encoding amidohydrolase family protein, with the protein MLTIRDAERILVDSSTEDSGDLALDDGSPHETVLDASGCVVTPGLVNAHHHLLQSAFRTLPGTRGVPMAEWLPAMAAAYGRVGHDPESYAVAASVGAAESLLCGVTTIADHHLNWPHGAPIADTVALARATAEAVRSLGARLVFVRGSARDDPEWAGESAEAIVTALVPGGTGGVSPDGLLQVAVGPAGVHSDARETFAALGAVAARHALRRRTQANEQVDTAIAVARYGRRPLQLLDEWGWLAPDVTVAHLCDVTPGEIRLLARAGVTATHAPGCDVPMGWGVAPVAALIEAGVVVGLGTSGGGSNDAGHLLADARLALQVSGLVGPQLPARTVLGMATAGSAAGLGRPELGQLGAGSAGDLCVWDVSGVADAGVHDPVAGLLWASPGRRPKHVVVGGRVVVRDYRLVAADEAELVARLRERLSRTPPMG; encoded by the coding sequence ATGCTCACGATCCGGGATGCAGAGCGCATTCTCGTCGATTCGTCCACAGAGGACAGCGGCGACCTTGCCCTCGACGATGGTTCCCCGCACGAGACGGTGCTCGATGCTTCCGGATGCGTGGTGACGCCGGGGCTCGTGAACGCCCACCACCACCTCCTGCAGAGCGCGTTCCGCACCCTGCCCGGAACGCGGGGGGTGCCGATGGCCGAATGGCTGCCCGCGATGGCCGCCGCCTACGGGAGAGTGGGCCACGACCCGGAGTCCTACGCCGTCGCCGCCTCGGTCGGCGCGGCCGAAAGTCTCCTGTGCGGCGTCACGACCATCGCGGACCACCATCTGAACTGGCCGCACGGCGCCCCGATCGCCGACACCGTCGCCCTCGCGAGGGCGACGGCGGAGGCCGTCCGGTCCCTCGGCGCCCGGCTCGTCTTCGTGCGCGGCTCGGCACGGGACGATCCGGAGTGGGCGGGCGAGTCCGCCGAGGCCATCGTGACCGCGCTCGTGCCCGGGGGCACCGGCGGAGTCTCGCCGGACGGCCTGCTCCAGGTCGCCGTTGGCCCCGCCGGGGTCCATTCCGACGCGCGGGAGACGTTCGCGGCCCTCGGTGCGGTCGCGGCCCGCCACGCCCTGCGCCGCCGGACCCAGGCCAACGAGCAGGTCGACACCGCGATCGCCGTCGCGCGCTACGGGCGCAGGCCACTGCAGCTCCTCGACGAATGGGGCTGGCTGGCACCGGACGTCACCGTGGCCCACCTGTGTGACGTCACGCCCGGAGAGATCCGCCTTCTCGCGCGGGCGGGCGTGACCGCGACGCACGCGCCGGGGTGCGACGTGCCCATGGGGTGGGGAGTCGCGCCGGTGGCCGCGCTGATCGAGGCGGGTGTCGTCGTCGGCCTGGGCACGAGCGGCGGGGGCAGCAACGACGCCGGGCACCTGCTCGCCGATGCCCGGCTCGCCCTCCAGGTCTCGGGCCTCGTGGGCCCGCAGCTGCCCGCCCGCACCGTGCTCGGGATGGCCACGGCGGGTTCCGCCGCGGGGCTGGGGCGACCCGAGCTCGGGCAGCTGGGTGCCGGGTCGGCGGGCGACTTGTGCGTGTGGGACGTGTCCGGCGTCGCCGACGCGGGGGTGCACGATCCCGTGGCGGGACTCCTGTGGGCTTCGCCCGGGCGGCGGCCGAAACACGTGGTCGTCGGAGGCCGCGTCGTCGTGCGGGACTACCGGCTGGTCGCGGCCGACGAGGCGGAACTCGTCGCCCGCCTGCGCGAACGGCTCTCTCGCACGCCGCCGATGGGCTGA
- a CDS encoding MAB_1171c family putative transporter gives MNSKIALIVVQGVILFPALVWKSYQLTRAPGDVARWMVTACLACFAAAYPLGLLAGDVNQPDPGSIVPLLFQHVFLCGLVYSLACFFLFSALPPDRARRRAWLEAVPLGTAILVMAIVTVLMPDVPPQQYPRAGVSVFYLAADLYLTYGIASACFFARRHARGAAPRLARGLSVASLGFAIGALGGATLIAVVLVHWAGAAIPWLLVQATVWLVFPSAILLVVGLSYPGVATRLAAARVWWQHLRAYHRLRPLWTRLHEAFPEDALSRTPIAPWRDTLSLLGVHRRYYRRVIECRDGLVRISPYLAHLDHDGPLADWLTEALRAHARREPVPTEGMPVAVPEGGGLDDDVRELVTLSEALASPAAR, from the coding sequence GTGAACAGCAAGATCGCGCTCATCGTGGTGCAGGGGGTGATCCTCTTCCCCGCCCTGGTGTGGAAGAGCTACCAGCTCACCCGGGCACCGGGCGACGTGGCGCGCTGGATGGTCACCGCCTGCCTGGCCTGCTTCGCGGCCGCCTACCCCCTCGGTCTCCTCGCCGGGGACGTCAACCAGCCGGATCCCGGGTCGATCGTGCCGCTGCTGTTCCAGCACGTCTTCCTCTGCGGGCTCGTGTACTCGCTGGCGTGCTTCTTCCTGTTCTCGGCGCTGCCGCCGGACCGGGCCCGGCGGCGGGCCTGGCTGGAAGCGGTGCCGCTGGGCACCGCGATCCTGGTGATGGCGATCGTCACGGTGCTCATGCCCGACGTCCCGCCGCAGCAGTACCCGCGCGCCGGCGTCTCGGTCTTCTACCTCGCGGCCGACCTCTACCTCACCTACGGCATCGCGAGTGCGTGCTTCTTCGCGCGGCGCCACGCGCGGGGCGCCGCACCCCGGCTGGCCCGCGGGCTCTCGGTGGCGTCCCTCGGTTTCGCCATCGGCGCGCTGGGCGGCGCGACCCTGATCGCGGTGGTCCTGGTGCACTGGGCGGGCGCGGCGATCCCCTGGCTGCTGGTCCAGGCGACGGTCTGGCTGGTGTTCCCGAGCGCGATCCTGCTCGTCGTCGGCCTCTCCTACCCCGGCGTCGCCACCCGCCTGGCGGCGGCCCGCGTGTGGTGGCAGCACCTGCGGGCGTACCACCGCCTCCGTCCACTGTGGACGCGTCTGCACGAGGCGTTCCCGGAGGACGCGCTGAGCCGGACGCCGATCGCCCCGTGGCGGGACACCCTCAGCCTGCTCGGCGTGCACCGCCGCTACTACCGGCGGGTCATCGAATGCCGCGACGGGCTGGTCCGGATCAGCCCGTACCTCGCCCACCTGGACCACGACGGTCCCCTGGCCGACTGGCTCACCGAAGCGCTGCGCGCCCACGCCCGCCGCGAACCGGTGCCCACCGAGGGAATGCCGGTCGCTGTCCCCGAGGGCGGCGGCCTCGACGACGACGTCCGCGAGCTGGTCACCCTCTCCGAGGCACTGGCTTCCCCGGCGGCCCGGTAG
- a CDS encoding ImmA/IrrE family metallo-endopeptidase: MKERELRRRCRRLLNELGIRPPLDVFELCRSVGHQRGRPIRLIPHRIPVPGPFGAWIATPQADYIVYQQDTSKPHQRHIILHELGHLLAGHGATAENHDLGAQLAPGLEPEAVRRALLRTSYDTDHEREAETVATIILEWASVLDRVAPKASDAGAAQRIEAALDERLGWL, translated from the coding sequence GTGAAGGAACGCGAGTTGCGGCGCCGCTGCAGGCGGCTGCTGAACGAACTGGGCATCCGGCCGCCGCTCGACGTCTTCGAGCTGTGCCGCAGCGTCGGTCACCAGCGTGGCCGCCCGATCCGGCTGATCCCGCACCGGATCCCGGTGCCCGGGCCGTTCGGGGCCTGGATCGCCACCCCCCAGGCCGACTACATCGTCTACCAGCAGGACACGAGCAAGCCCCACCAGCGCCACATCATCCTGCACGAGCTGGGCCACCTGCTGGCCGGCCACGGCGCCACCGCGGAGAACCACGACCTGGGCGCCCAGCTGGCACCGGGCCTGGAACCGGAGGCGGTCCGGCGTGCCCTGCTGCGCACCTCCTACGACACCGACCACGAGCGGGAAGCCGAGACGGTCGCGACGATCATCCTGGAATGGGCGTCCGTGCTCGACCGGGTCGCCCCGAAGGCGTCGGACGCCGGTGCCGCGCAGCGAATCGAGGCCGCGCTCGACGAACGGCTGGGGTGGCTGTGA
- a CDS encoding molybdopterin-dependent oxidoreductase yields the protein MATEVATFCPLCVSRCGATATVDDGRLLALRPLPGHPTGQAICVKGKAAPEIVAHPERLLHPLRRTAPKGAADPGWERIGWEEALATVAARLTAIAAESGPEAVVFGSSSPSTSAMSDSVDWLTRLRRAFGSPNFVSYVELCAWGRRLATTYTWGEPVPGAYLPDLERAGCVLFWGYNPSVSRLAHATATTAALRRGAKLVVVDPRRAGLASKADHWLRVRPGTDGALALAITHQMIENGWYDHDFVARWTNAPWAVRTDTGELLAPGTPPPDGVATRRVWDLIAEKCARFTPDVAERITGVPADRITAVARLLREARPVAFYTWSGLEQHSNATQTVRAISQLYALTGCLDVPGGNVLFTPVPANPVDGAPLLSAEQRAKAIGVGERPLGPARFEFVTGEDFYRAALDGVPYRARALVNFGANLVLAHGDSARGRDALGALDFFVHTDLFLNPTAEQADIVLPATSAWEAEALRIGFETGQDAQSTVQLRRPLVAPRGEARPDLRIIFDLALALGLGEHFFDGDLEAAWRHQLAPSGLGLDQLRAAPEGIRLPLRTVHRKYEQRGFRTPSGVVELYSETLLRQGYPPLPVYDEPSISPLSRPDLAARYPLILTCAKSLFFCESQHRAITGLRKSAPDPQVELHPDTAAARGITAGDWVRLETPRGSVRARAKFNVNLDPGVVCGQHGWWQPAAGLGEPGYPVTGEGSANLNLVLSQGPSDPVSGSSPLRASLCEIAREHG from the coding sequence ATGGCGACCGAAGTGGCGACGTTCTGCCCGCTGTGCGTGTCGCGGTGCGGGGCCACCGCCACCGTCGACGACGGGCGCCTGCTGGCGCTCCGCCCGCTGCCCGGCCATCCGACCGGCCAGGCGATCTGCGTCAAGGGCAAGGCCGCGCCGGAGATCGTCGCGCACCCCGAGCGGCTGCTGCACCCCCTGCGGCGGACCGCTCCGAAGGGCGCGGCCGACCCGGGCTGGGAGCGCATCGGCTGGGAGGAGGCACTGGCCACCGTCGCGGCGCGGCTGACGGCGATCGCCGCCGAGTCCGGGCCGGAAGCGGTCGTGTTCGGCAGCTCCTCGCCGTCGACGTCGGCCATGTCCGACTCCGTCGACTGGCTGACGCGGCTGCGGCGGGCCTTCGGCAGCCCGAACTTCGTCAGTTACGTCGAGCTGTGCGCCTGGGGCCGCCGCCTGGCCACCACCTACACCTGGGGCGAGCCGGTGCCGGGCGCCTACCTGCCCGACCTCGAGCGCGCCGGTTGCGTCCTCTTCTGGGGGTACAACCCGTCGGTGTCCCGGCTCGCGCACGCCACCGCGACCACGGCCGCGCTGCGGCGGGGCGCGAAGCTCGTCGTGGTGGACCCGCGCCGGGCCGGGCTGGCGAGCAAGGCCGACCACTGGCTGCGCGTCCGGCCCGGCACGGACGGCGCACTCGCGCTGGCCATCACCCACCAGATGATCGAAAACGGCTGGTACGACCACGATTTCGTCGCCCGGTGGACCAATGCGCCGTGGGCGGTCCGGACCGACACCGGCGAGCTGCTCGCGCCCGGCACACCTCCGCCGGACGGGGTGGCGACCCGCCGGGTCTGGGACCTCATCGCCGAGAAGTGCGCCCGGTTCACCCCCGACGTCGCCGAGCGGATCACCGGCGTGCCCGCGGACCGGATCACCGCCGTGGCCCGGCTGCTCCGGGAAGCGCGCCCGGTCGCGTTCTACACCTGGAGCGGGCTCGAGCAGCACAGCAACGCGACGCAGACCGTGCGGGCCATCAGCCAGCTCTACGCCCTCACCGGCTGCCTCGACGTGCCAGGTGGGAACGTCCTGTTCACGCCGGTGCCGGCGAATCCGGTCGACGGGGCGCCGCTGCTCTCCGCCGAGCAGCGGGCCAAGGCCATCGGCGTCGGCGAGCGGCCGCTCGGCCCGGCGCGGTTCGAGTTCGTCACCGGCGAAGACTTCTACCGGGCGGCATTGGACGGCGTCCCGTACCGGGCCCGGGCGCTGGTCAACTTCGGCGCCAATCTGGTGCTGGCCCACGGCGACAGCGCGCGGGGCCGGGATGCGCTGGGCGCCCTGGACTTCTTCGTGCACACGGACCTGTTCCTGAACCCGACCGCAGAGCAGGCGGACATCGTGCTGCCGGCGACCAGCGCGTGGGAAGCCGAGGCGTTGCGGATCGGGTTCGAGACCGGCCAGGACGCGCAGTCCACCGTCCAGCTGCGCCGTCCGCTGGTCGCCCCGCGCGGCGAGGCCCGGCCCGACCTGCGGATCATCTTCGACCTCGCGCTCGCGCTCGGCCTCGGCGAGCACTTCTTCGACGGCGACCTCGAGGCGGCTTGGCGCCACCAGCTCGCGCCCAGCGGCCTCGGCCTCGACCAGCTGCGGGCCGCGCCGGAGGGCATCCGCCTGCCGTTGCGGACGGTCCACCGCAAGTACGAGCAGCGCGGCTTCCGGACGCCGTCCGGCGTGGTCGAGCTGTATTCCGAGACGCTGCTCCGGCAGGGCTACCCGCCGCTGCCGGTCTACGACGAGCCGTCGATCAGCCCGCTGTCCCGGCCGGACCTCGCGGCCCGCTACCCGCTGATCCTCACCTGCGCCAAGTCGCTGTTCTTCTGCGAGTCCCAGCACCGCGCCATCACCGGCCTGCGCAAGTCCGCCCCCGACCCGCAGGTCGAACTGCACCCGGACACAGCGGCGGCGCGCGGCATCACCGCCGGCGACTGGGTGCGGCTGGAGACGCCCCGGGGCAGCGTCCGCGCCCGGGCGAAGTTCAACGTCAACCTGGACCCGGGCGTGGTGTGCGGCCAGCACGGCTGGTGGCAGCCCGCGGCCGGGCTCGGCGAGCCGGGCTACCCGGTCACCGGCGAGGGCAGCGCCAACCTCAACCTCGTGCTGAGCCAGGGGCCGAGCGACCCGGTGAGCGGCAGTTCACCGCTGCGCGCGTCGCTGTGCGAGATCGCCCGGGAGCACGGTTAG
- a CDS encoding serine hydrolase domain-containing protein, protein MVRLHGTCDERFGEVRDALAESLAKDDVGASVAVYVHGRPVVDLWGGYADADRTVAWDRDTITNVWSTTKTMIALCALILADRGELDLDAPLVRYWPEFGAADVRVRHVLSHTAGLPVWDTPITLGDLCEAPKVTAPLAAQTPRWTPGEVGCYHALTQGFLLGEVVRRITGRSIGAFFAAEVAGPLGADFRIGLPDDHHHRVAPSLAPPGGMTVPPPTELFDAAPNPEFVPEDTNTAAWRRAEIPSGAGYGNARSVAAVQSVLSAGGTAGGVRLLSRAGCERALEEQYHGLDYGLGVSMRYGLGYGISGRNCFWGGMGGSLVFNDFDAGLTVAYAMNQMLDAIVGDGRGMTMVAAAYGGLG, encoded by the coding sequence ATGGTGCGCTTGCACGGTACGTGCGACGAGCGGTTCGGTGAGGTGCGCGACGCCCTGGCGGAGTCCCTGGCCAAGGACGACGTCGGCGCCTCGGTCGCGGTCTACGTCCACGGGCGGCCCGTGGTCGACCTGTGGGGCGGGTACGCCGACGCGGACCGGACCGTGGCCTGGGACCGGGACACGATCACCAACGTCTGGTCCACGACCAAGACGATGATCGCGTTGTGCGCGCTGATCCTCGCCGACCGCGGGGAGCTCGACCTGGACGCGCCGCTGGTCCGGTACTGGCCGGAGTTCGGCGCCGCGGACGTCCGGGTGCGGCACGTGCTGTCGCACACCGCGGGCCTGCCCGTCTGGGACACCCCGATCACCCTCGGCGATCTTTGTGAGGCGCCGAAAGTCACCGCGCCGCTGGCGGCGCAGACGCCCCGGTGGACGCCGGGCGAGGTCGGCTGCTACCACGCGCTCACGCAGGGGTTCCTGCTCGGCGAGGTGGTCCGCCGGATCACCGGCCGGAGCATCGGCGCGTTCTTCGCCGCGGAAGTGGCCGGGCCGCTGGGCGCGGATTTCCGCATCGGGCTGCCGGACGACCACCACCACCGCGTCGCCCCGTCCCTCGCGCCGCCCGGGGGGATGACCGTGCCGCCGCCCACCGAGCTCTTCGACGCCGCCCCCAACCCGGAGTTCGTGCCGGAGGACACGAACACGGCGGCGTGGCGACGAGCGGAGATCCCGTCGGGGGCCGGCTACGGCAACGCCCGGTCGGTCGCGGCCGTCCAGTCGGTCCTGAGCGCCGGCGGGACCGCCGGCGGGGTGCGGCTGCTGTCCCGGGCGGGGTGCGAGCGGGCGTTGGAGGAGCAGTACCACGGGCTCGACTACGGGCTGGGCGTGTCGATGCGGTACGGCCTGGGCTACGGCATCAGCGGCCGCAACTGCTTCTGGGGCGGCATGGGCGGTTCGCTGGTGTTCAACGACTTCGACGCCGGCCTGACCGTCGCCTACGCGATGAACCAGATGCTCGACGCCATCGTGGGCGACGGCCGGGGGATGACCATGGTGGCCGCGGCCTACGGCGGCCTCGGCTAG